AGGTGATAATGTTGTCTTCAGCTCCCACGACAAAAACGGCAGTGAGTCCAATATTTCCTTTAGTTATTAATGTCCTCCGCTGTCTTCAAGTAATATAACACTGATTGTCCGACAATACACAATGAGGTATGTCTAATTTCCATTTAAATAGGATGCCTCTCTTCATAATACTAGAGTATCTTATCATTATTCTTAAGGGTATCTAAGAGGTGTAGGTAAGGCAGTAGCATGAAAGGGGCACAGCTCCGTAAAAGTTAACATAGTGTAAGTCCTGATTCATGGTGTCACCCAGCCGAATGTTTTTATTCCCTCCAAAGTGATTTGTATTTTAGGGTAGTTTCAAAAAGAGGACATtcgggaagaaagaaaaatcatgcTTCGCTTTTCATTGAAGGACAATCTGAGATGATTTGTCGGACTTTCTGACAGTATCTCAAATGTATCATTAATCCACGAGTTTAAAGTTGCATTAATCCAGAATTTCCGTGTGTAGACGAATTGTGCCAATCCTTTGTCTTGTTTGACTTGGATGTTACTGATATTTAAGTTTTACTGTTTGAAAAACTGAAACGGGAGTTTCATAATTCTTTCCAATTAATATCTTAATGGCGGAGTGAATAATTTAtcaatgtattttctgttttgcactTCACAAGTGACACAAAATCATTGAAGTTTTATATAAATGGCTGTGAAttgtctgtttaaaaaaaaataaaaaaataaaactagagtTTAATAGTGAgtataaaaaaatcatatcaATATCTACTAAAGATTAaattctcttttattttgcttagtctgtttgcttgttttatccaTGTATTATTATTGTGCATGTCCAAATCCCTTTAAGACCTGTGATCAGTTCTTGTTCTAAACACTAAGGCCGATCTTTATGACTCACTAGGTGTTTCCAGTTAACTACTAAACTGCcttcagagagagggagaatattATAtggtgttttattatttatatctacacacactgtacatgacAAGATGACAATGTATTTGCTTTATGATGATTAGTAATACTGTTAGGGACAGACCACATAGAGCTGTCAAACACTGCTGTAAGTACTCGTCACCACATTAACAAACCAGTATAACTTTCTGCTGTTGAGCCTCTAAAATGACTTCATACTGTCTTGTTCGAGGCTCCACTTTGGAGTTGTATCCAACTTGTAAGCGTCTCAATCTGCAGTCATTTTGACAGGAAATGCGTCAAAGCAGCATCAGACACAGCTCACCCGAATCCTTTGAGAGATGCATCACACACGGAAAAAGGGAAGCAAGTGCAGGAAAGACATCGCTGATTTTGTAGCGCTTGATGGTTGTAACAGCCGACTTGAAAATCAAGTCACTATAGATTATTTGTGGCTGTCGATTCTCAAAACGCCTCTCTACATTCAGAAACTACTATTCTACAACTCTGCTCATTATCCTGTAAAAGAAATTGGCTTTTGCCACAGTGAGCAATTTAGGCTTTTTTACGAAACTAGAATTCATTAAAAGTTGGCCAGAAACAAGTCaaatttgcatgtatttattgcCGTTGTGGGTAACACTGTCTCGTGTATTACCACAAATATATTCTTTAACTTAATcaaagttgtgttttattttcacagatgGCTGCACCTATCATCCAGGAGTCCCAGTGTTCCACGATGCATTGAAGGTAAAATGCCTGAAAATGCACAGTTAGCTTGTGTCTCGTTATCTTATCAAAGTAAATGTCTCTCTGACTTTTCTCCAGGGATGGTCCTGCTGCAAGAGAAGAACCACAGACTTCTCAGACTTCCTCAGCATTGCTGTAAGtttttagttttggttttaatCCATACTTTTAATCCTCCATGGTCATGgtcatgtttctgttgttttcataGCCACTGACCGCCGCCTTTGCTGTAGCGGCATCGGCCTGAGTGCCCATTGTTTGTGTGAGTCCAACACAGTGACTCTCTCCTCGCAGGGTTGTACAAAAGGTCCCCACAACAAGGAGAAGCCCCCCGAGCCGGTGAAACCAGATGTGACATCTTCAGGAGAAAAGGACGACCAAAAACCAAAGTTTAACGAGTACATCATCTCTGCACCAAAGCCTCAAGAGGCGATTCGCAGACCAAGGTTGTACAGTTTTCTTCAAGCatagttttttatattttaatcaaTACCATAGGAATACCCCAAGCTCCTATTATTTGTGCAGTGAAACCCCATTTAAgtaaagcaaaaatgttttctattgAAATCATATTTCATTATATCAAAACTTTAAATGGGCATTGATTTTGAAATAACATTTGCATGAAAAAGACACTTTTCTCCAGCCAGTGCATCAGCAGGGCTTTTCCAGTTTATAACTGTGTGCCCTTATTAGCACCATGGACGACATTCAGCTCGTTATTATTCTGGTTGAGTATCAAATGCATGAAAGGATAGGTACAGTATCACAGGTAGTAAATCGGCTTGGATTCATCAGTCGCATGCTGAGGATCCACAGGATCGTCTCCAGTCTTTTACCCTGCATGCTTCCCACCAGAGTTCAAAAGAAAGTGGCCAAGCAGCCGACGAAGAGATTACCACTGAATAGTGTAACTCCTTTCAAGTAGTGCTTCGGTCTATGGCTGGCTTTGCACCAGAGACCTGGTTCTGAAGTGATGTTGCCAATCACGTAATCTTTACTTAAAATTTAAACCACACTACCTTCACAAATAGcttgtaattaaaaatgtgccttttgtccctcactttgtttttgtttcatggcTAATTCTTTTGTTACCGTCACAGTGCCGATGAGCCGGTGGTGAAATTGCAGCATAAAGTTTCTACTTCTCTGAAGCAGGCTCTGGAGAAACTGAAGCTCACGGAAAATGTGGCAGAAAAGAAAGGTGagagcattttattttctccttcttcctcctctttactCCGccatatttcttcttcttcttttttttcgtCCTCTTAATCATAGACTACCACCTACTGCCATCCACTTGTTGTAGTAGACAGGAAGGTCATGTTGACAGTGGAAGTTAATGGATGGCCACTGGGAATTGGCCCTCACCTGTGTCATTCACATCTTGGCATTTGAGGAAAAGCTGACAGGGACGGGACAACTCATCACAAATGTGGATGCATTTTTAGGTGCTCTTCAAAGTATGGGTGTCAAttctttgcctctctctttctgactcTCCAGAGGAAGATAATGACGAGATCAAGATCGGAACGTCCTGCAAAAATGGAGGATGTACTAAAGTAGGTGAATGTGCTCCGTAAACTGTGAAAAACATTCTGGTGCTGACATGTAAAACTCTTAATCCATACGTCTGTAGGgctttggcagcagcagcttaatttgtttgctttaaatcCACGCTAACGCACGCGCGCTCAGTTCACATGTTTGAAAAAGTCCATTAACAGATATcactaatgaaaacacaagcaaatcaTGATGATCCAAGCTGATCCTGACAAAGGAGTGAAAATGCCTCAAAAGAGCTCACCGCTCTGGGTAAGAGGAAGTAGATGCAGctccttgtcctcctccacaTTTACTCCGACACAGACGCAaggcaacattttttttttttgctcaaactAATCTGGGATGTCAGAGCCGGAACCCCaagattagaaaataaattgtGAGAAAGATTTGCATTGACTTGGGTTTTGTAGAAGCTTGGAGTGGGACTTTCATGATTTACATAATTGTATTTTAACTGATTTGATTGAAAGCCGTGAGATGTTCTCTCAAGCACTGCCTGCTTTTCGCTGATTAATCAGTTGTGGTCCTGGTTGAGTCTAAGTTggtacttctttttttttcttttttttctacgGCACTACTCATTCCCAGAAAATGATACTTTCACCTCGATCATAATGATATTCGCAAATATGCTGTAATAAGAAGTGGATATTAAGAgatccatccattcatctacACAGAGAAGACTGGAGATATCTTTACTTGTTAGACTTGTCAGTTCAAATAACTCACTGGGAATCTCATGGCTGTTAACTTCGAGTTTCTTTTATTGAGGAGGATGTAAATGAGATACATTTGCAGTTTAGTCCTATTTGTATTTatgatgattttaaaacaaCCTGCTTCACActtcttctcttcatcttcagagTTTTGATGGACCTGCAAGTGATTTGGATGTGTGCTTATACCACTCTGGATTTCCTATCTTCCATGAGGGGTAAGTAATgtatttttgaccttttttatgacgattatttttaaaatacaagCTTAAAAAACCTTTAACTTTCCATCTCTGCGTTTCACTGTGTTGACATGAAATAGATATTCTCTGGAAAGAAGAGCAGCACTGGCATTTTTCTGTTAGTCTTCCTATTTATCTTGTTTTCTGGTTCTCTTGAGTGACAAGTTATCGACTGCTAAAAAATCCAGTGGGTGTGTGTCTTTCATGCATCACCAGGATGAAATACTGGAGCTGCTGTAAGAGGAAAACCTCCGACTTTAACACCTTCCTCTCTCAAGAGGGCTGTACCAAGGGAACACACGTATGGAGGAAAAAGGATGCGGTAGGTGTGCCTGTTTGACAGGGAGAcatcatttatgtgtgtaagtcTGCCTGAGAGAGCCTCAGCTGTGACTCCATCTAGTGGTGTCTGGTAAACACCTGCACCGTGGAGACCAACATTTTTACAgttgaataaaactaaactaaaactggGTGTGGGgggaaaacatttcattttattgatataaaaatgaaaactagaCTCGACAAGAAATAACTCAAACAATTTTGCATGTTTACCTCactaactaaaataaaatagaaatacacaggtaatctctttttttttagttatcgTCAGTTTGGACAAATGTGTCGACGTTTAACTCAAAACTaaaccaaaacaacattttttttttttttaaacaataaaaaccaaCTAACTGAATTGAgatcacaaataaaataaaaatgaactcCTGAATTTGTGCGCCAAACAATCTCACTCTTcctcaaatgtcaaatgtaatcTCCCTGCAGGGTAAGAAAGTGGTTCCGTGTCGGTTCGACTGGCACCAGACCGGAGCGCAGGTCATCATCTCCATCTACGCCAAGAACGCCGTGCCAGAGCTAAGCTACGTGGAGGCAAACAGCACCACGGTGAGGGATGCTATTGTCTGTCAGACATTTTCTGTCCACAGCTAAACAGTTTAGCTTTTGATTGTGTTCATCtcatttcatgtttattttgtttcctctccttcagCTCAACATCCATGTTCTATTCGAGGGAGAGAAGGAGTTTGAGCAGAAAATCAACTTGTGGGGAGTAAGTACAGCATCACTTTTAACCTGATGTAAAAGTCTTCGCTGTATGtcagctttaattttatttaattttttttttacagcgtTCTAGAAACCATAATAAAACATCCTTTCATAAACAATAATATGTCTTATTATTTGATATGTTTGTAGactttttgcttattttatgttgtgtccttagggtctttttttttttttttgccaccttTTTGTTAAGCCATTCTTCTGCCCTTGTAGGTGATAGACGTGAGTAAAAGTATTGTGAACATGATGGCCGCCAAGATCGAGGTAGCCATGAAGAAGTCCGAGGTCATGTCATGGGCTCGCCTGGACCTGCCTCCCCCCGTGCCCCCACCCAAGGAGAACGAGAAGAAAAAAGACGAGAGTGAtagtgaggatgaagatgaatgaTGAGGAATTAAATACcgagttctttttttttttttttttttttccagctgaacCTAAGGCTACAGTCCATTCCTCACCTCTTTAAAGACCTTTTTTCCTGTTATGGATCTTTGGCCATGACTCTTTAATGTTAAAGCATTGCCCCTTTCATTCTTACAAGTCAACATACTTCACTTTGCCCATTTTTCTCgagttttggtcatttttatttgtcattatatTGATTGGAATGCTAGAGAAGTATTTTTACAGCAGGTTTTCACTCACCTACTGAATGATAATGGAGGGGGAAAACTGACTTTTAGTAGTCTTTCAATCAAGCCCAACCGTGACACACTTGCACTGAAATCCTCAGCAAAATGTCACCTCACAATAAGGTAGGAGTCAGGTGTGACCATGCTTAATCTCAGACCCATAAAGCCTTCATGTGTCCTTTCATGTGGACTGCTCATATCATGTCATTGTACTAGACCACCGTTGTGACCGTCGTCTATTTCAGCAACGTGTggttaccaaaaaaaaaattcattccATCCTTTGGTTTTATAAACTGTATAAATTATTGTTTGGTCCAACAGTATCACGCCATAGTAAGCGCCGTCTTCACGGATAtattctcatgtctgtgcaaTAACGAAGCTGCTCGATGTAGTGTGAGGAGGAAATCTGGATCTCTGAAATGTCCACACTTGTATTATATGACTTTATTCTGAATAAACTGatcaaagaaacacaacagtTCTTTGGGACTCTTGGacttaaaaatgaaatgcttgaCAGATGTGCACCGACTATCCCGTCTTTTTCACAGTTAAAATGGTAGATTTGAGCCaattccttttctttttttcatgattAAACCTAATGTATATTTTGTACAAATTGTACGTCCAAATGATCAATACTGTATTTatctcctcatttcctgtcaaacCAGCATAGCGCAGTTTTAGTATTGAGAATGTACTGTAATATCTGAGAATGCCAATTGAATGCAAAGTATTTTAAGCAAAGTACTGTATTATAAAAAATACTATGCTAGACAGCATGCCTCAAGGCTTAGAATGTATTGAAAATTAGTTAAATTGGGTTGAATGAGATCACAACGAAAGACTGAAATTATTAGGGAACCAAGTTATCTtaccaaaaataaacttttgCGTTGAACTTTAAAAAACTTGGCTGATGTGTTTGAAGGTTTGTACCCTACTGTGAATATCTCTCTAATGCAGGCGCGCAGCATATGCAGAACAGGTTATGTTAGAGTGGTATTAACGCAAGACTCCAACAGTGGGGACCTTATGAAATGAAACACTTCTGTTGAATTAAAGTAGGTGTGACCTTTCAAGTGAAGATGTTGAACCACACTTTGGGAATTGCAGTGACTTTTCCAAATgtcatgggttttttttttttaactattacATCACTGTAAGGTTAGAGTATTGCACTTTGTCCTGATGCTGTGGAGATGTCTCACACCTTGATATCTATACAGATGTTCTCacccttttctctttccaaaAGCATGTCGCACGCAGTTAACACAAATCAATTTAAATGTTAATCATAATGTGGCTCAGTCAACTCCCACATGCCGATGATAAAAGAAAATTCCCCGAGGCGTCTTTAAATGTATCTGAAgcgtttgtgtttttctcattctgaACGGCAGATTCATGCACGTTGGATGCCATTTCTTCAGAATAAATGCCTGCGTACATGACTGATGCAACACACAGCAGAACCGGATTTTTAAGGTAATCGGCTAAAACCATATTAACCCTGGAGAATAAATGTGAAGCGTCACTATGGAACATTTTCCATGACAGAAACCATGTATGTTGCAGACTGAATGGGCAGAATTTGACAAGTTACAAGTTGTGGGTGGAACACGTTCAAAGTTTAATTTAAcccatttttaaatttttgtttgTACTCCGTTAATGCAGTTTAAATACATTGCCATTAACAAAGATTATAGGATAATTACAGTTAGTGGAGTGTGTAATTCTCAGTGCTTTCATATGAAAATTCACAGATGGGTGCTTCACACGCGGCTGGCTGTGTCTTCATATGCAGCAGTTGTTTGGTAGTTactgtgtttggtgtgtttgtcacTGCTCCAGATAAGTGGTTGCGTTTCTGGAagagcaaatacatttttccactTCCCCAGGTGCAGCCAAGACGACCCTCTGTATCGCCGCTTTGCAGTTAGGACGGCCGCAGCTATGGCCACTGCTGCAATTCCTCCACAGAGCCCTGCAAGCAGCAGCCAGGGCCACACGCTCTGTAATTCCTCCAGGTAAGGACGCATGGATTCTGCTAGCCTCTggtctgggaaaaaaaaaagaaaaagaaagtggtCTCAGGAAGGTGGGGgaaatgtttgagtttgagttgaGGGGAAGTTTGGAAGAAGACATTTGCAGAGATAATGGTGAGCAGTAAATTGTTTCCTCAAATGCAAATTGATGTGGAAAATAGCAAAGCTCTACTCAGACAGAACTTACTAGCATCCAGCAGATATGAATATTCATATCCCAGCTCCTTGCTGGAAATGAAgaattctctgtttctgtggagGGGCAGGAAGGGCACCATGTGGTACTCGCTGTTGTGCCCTATGGGAGCATTAGAGTCTGGATACTGCGACGGAGATGGTCTGTGCCTCCTGAGCCACTCCTCATAAATACTTTCATAGAGAACGGAAACAAGGACAGTACTGCTGTTGAGTGCAAGTGCCTAATTATATGCtcaaattataaaatgtatgtatatgtgtgtgtgtgtgtgtctctcacctGTCAACATAAGCGTGGTGGAGAAGGAATATGGGGTCATTTGCCGAGCCCTGCACTGAGGACATGGATCCGTTCATGAACACATGGAGAGCAGCATGCATGCCCATGCGAGAACTGTTTCCTAACCCAGTCTGAGGGTCCCCGAATCCTGTAAGATGTAAGTATTTTGATGAGCACTGACAGAGGTGGCATCAGCGTGTTAGTGGTTAGAGAAGCAAAAGGATTTGCTGTAAAATTAGATATTGTTACACAAAAACAATTAAGGCCTTTTTTTAAACGTCTTTCATTGGCAATATGAAAAATAAGATCATTCATCATCCAAAAGTAATACTCTTGTGGATTTTGGAATTTACCCTGGACATGCATGGTCTTTCTTCTCTAGGAAATGTGAGATTCGTGAACATGTTCAGATCTGATTCTGGTATCCTAGGTTACCGTCACAAGCCTCTAAATCTGTGCTGGCGATAGCTCTTTACTTGGATCGCTCTGTACTTATATTCAACCTACTATTCATAGAAATTGCGTGTTTAGCAATGTGTCCTTTAGATTTCTTGCAACAGCTGCATCTGTGCAGAATAAGCTATCCTGACCTATCCCATGCCAACCCTGAGATTAATGCATGGCCTGATATTGACTACAGATTTGCATAGAGTCACCAGAGATTCACATAAATGgtgtaaattattatttatgattgTTGAATTATTGATAAATGTCTCGAAAATAAGTGCTAAACAAGTTATACTGACTAAGGACAAATACCTTACAATGCCTGGATACCCAGATTGGTGTTAATAATGCATTGTTACGGCTAACAAAGATAGTATAATGCATCTTTAAAATCAACTGGGGATTTAGTGAAAATGGGTGGTATCCCTAAACCTGTTGTAGTGCAAAAAAGCCAagaaattaaaagtgaaaacaatcATAAACAGCATCCAGAGTGGTGCAGCCATAGCCTGCTCCCTGCAGGGACAGGACAGACCAGAGCAGCAGATAAACGCAGTGAgagtgaggagcagcagtgcaGAGCTGTATATAATTTAAAGTGGAGCAGCTCAGGGGACTCATATTACTGGTGGAGCAGGACAGTGCTCATGCTTATCTGACCTTCCAGGGTGTTCCTGAAGCTCATGTTGGCACTGCGGTCCGTGGCTCCGGTGTCATAGTTGGTCAGACTGAGAGTGAACTCCACCTCTGCTGAAGTTGGTAATCGTTCAACCACGTCGCGATTGTGGTTTCCAGGGTTACGACGCAGCGGGCCCTCTTTACTTGCATCGCATAACACACCTCTATCGCTGTAGTCCTCCGCCCTGGAGCACAGCACCTGTTGGTGGACACACACGGGAACACTCTGCACGTTAAGCCGACCGTGAAAGCGCTTTTTGGAGGGGGCTGTTTCAGTGCGCTCACCGTCCAAGAAGAGAAGACCGAGCCTGGGCTGAGAAGATTGGGGTCCTGGGGGCTCCTGTCGCCCATCAGCTCGTCCGTGCACACGTCGCACCCCTGGGCGTCCCTCCAGTCCCAGTACGGGATGGTGAAGCTCCAGTCTCCGGTCAGCTTCCTGATCTCGTGCTCCCAGTGCAGCAGGTACGCGCGGTGCCACGGGAGAAACGCGGGCGCCCAGTGCGCAAAGTCCACGTTGGTCCACACGTTCCCCGGCCCGCCTAGCAGCGCGCTGCGGGACACATAGTAGTGCATCCACACGAACACATCATACACAGACACGTCTGCGAACAGCGGGTTGGAGCCGTTCTCCATCTCCTGGTAGGTGCCGATGGCCACCACATACTCCCTGCTGGCTGTCTGCTTGGCCAGGTTCAGGTAGGACACAAGCCTGATCCTCTCGGCTCTGGACAGGTGGAATATGTTCCTCCTCAGAGACTCTCTCCTCTCGTTGCAGGTCACCCCGAAGTAGCCAAACTTACAGTCTGCGCAGTTGAAGCCCATGAAGTTCCCCGCGCACTGGCACGTCCGGTTGTAAAAAACCAAGGGCCATCTCTCCCTGTCGTCCAGCCCGGAGAAGGGGTACTGAGGCCCGTCGGGCTCATCCGTCACCTCCACATCCTGGCAGGAGCCCCGACCGGAGGTGGCTCCGCAGGGCGAGCCGTCTCCTTCCCAGGGCGGGCAGCACTCCTTGGTGCGCAAGGCTTCCCGGGTGGCGCACAGACGGGGGAACTGTTGATAACTGGgtgcaaaacacaaaatcaaactAACGCTCATCAGGGGCCACATTACAGCAGGGTTTCACTTTGGAGCTGGCGAGCAGTCACCGTGGCATGAGCTAAATCCTCAAAGTGGAAGAATGAGGAAAGGCCGTGTGATTTAAATtcctcagttttctttttttcttccagttttCCGGGcgcccccacctcctcctcctcccttcaccCTTTGAGCCAGTCACATGCCGCTTAACCCCAGGGTGAAGTTTACCTCACGAGGGGTGGGGGGCAAATTAGCACAATGCACACATCCCGGGACTGCAGCCAAATTCTTTCTAGGAAAAAAAACGGAATTACTCCAATGAAAATTCAGTGAAGCATTTCAGTAATGAGATTTGCAGTAGGCCTATTAAAGAAAGTTTAAAATCATCACCTTTGGAATCAATTCATATAATTAGAACAACTGCCATAATATCACCAAAGATTTAAATCCATATGAGTCATACAGATGCACATGAGGGCCTGAGGACCACATAAGCCCATGAGCTGTTGTTGTTACAGTTGTTTTAAAGGGATTTTCCTGTGGGAACGAACCAGGTCTGCTTTCTAGTGCTGGTCAGGATCATAAAACAGGCCCGTAACTCATCACCTTACTCCACACACATCATGCAGTAAAGTGTTGGTCCTGGCATTTCATGATGAAAACAGACATGGaaataatgcaaacacacacacacacacacacacacacacacacacactgtgtaaacTGTGTGGTCATAGGACCTCATAAAACTCTATGCCACCTACAGTGTTGACTACTGCAGGGACTTAAAACAAAGGTTTACTGAGTAAAATCTGATACGAGCAAAGTGTAACATAGGCAAGCCGCTCCTTAAGGCGATATTATGTGTTCTTTGCATTTGCACAATGGTTTCTTAGAAGAAAACTTCTGAGCTCTCTCAGTATTGCTGCCTCACATGGTTGGCTTTCTACACCTGCAAGTTAGAGAGCGTTTGAGCTTTGACATTTGGGCAACTGATAATGACACTGCATGTGATTCTCATGGGGAGAGAACATTAAGTACATGACAGACAATCAGTCCCCACCAGAGGGCGCTATGTGACTACCTCCAATACTACTCTCTGTCTCTACAGATGGCTGTTAACCAGGGCTGCCTTCTCCAGCTCATAAACAAACCACTGTTTAACAAACTGTGGCTTGAAATGGTGCTGTTTCCTTAAAAGCCTGCTGGAAGCCCTGATGATCCCTGCGTCTTAAACCACTGGATTCACCTACACGCCGTGGAAGCATCCACACGTTTGATGGAACCACTGAACATACTTATAGAAACACACTAAACTCAGTAGTttgtaaaatcaaatcaaaattcatGGTGACTTAGTGCTTTTGTTAAGTCCTGATTGTGTTGTTTCTTTCTCAGTTTTAAGCCAATAGTGACAAAACAACAAGTTATAATTTAATTGCATGATCATGTTGGATGTCAAACTGATCTGATAGCTTAGATAAGTGAAAATGTGGGACTGGTCCGAGCTTCACCTGTTCACAGTTTACCTCTTTGTCAGATCACATCGGTGAACAAAAATGGGTCTGGGGCTGT
This window of the Pempheris klunzingeri isolate RE-2024b chromosome 14, fPemKlu1.hap1, whole genome shotgun sequence genome carries:
- the chordc1b gene encoding cysteine and histidine-rich domain-containing protein 1, whose translation is MSVLCYNKGCGQRFDPENNPEDGCTYHPGVPVFHDALKGWSCCKRRTTDFSDFLSIAGCTKGPHNKEKPPEPVKPDVTSSGEKDDQKPKFNEYIISAPKPQEAIRRPSADEPVVKLQHKVSTSLKQALEKLKLTENVAEKKEEDNDEIKIGTSCKNGGCTKSFDGPASDLDVCLYHSGFPIFHEGMKYWSCCKRKTSDFNTFLSQEGCTKGTHVWRKKDAGKKVVPCRFDWHQTGAQVIISIYAKNAVPELSYVEANSTTLNIHVLFEGEKEFEQKINLWGVIDVSKSIVNMMAAKIEVAMKKSEVMSWARLDLPPPVPPPKENEKKKDESDSEDEDE
- the LOC139213378 gene encoding tyrosinase-like, whose product is MWPLMSVSLILCFAPSYQQFPRLCATREALRTKECCPPWEGDGSPCGATSGRGSCQDVEVTDEPDGPQYPFSGLDDRERWPLVFYNRTCQCAGNFMGFNCADCKFGYFGVTCNERRESLRRNIFHLSRAERIRLVSYLNLAKQTASREYVVAIGTYQEMENGSNPLFADVSVYDVFVWMHYYVSRSALLGGPGNVWTNVDFAHWAPAFLPWHRAYLLHWEHEIRKLTGDWSFTIPYWDWRDAQGCDVCTDELMGDRSPQDPNLLSPGSVFSSWTVLCSRAEDYSDRGVLCDASKEGPLRRNPGNHNRDVVERLPTSAEVEFTLSLTNYDTGATDRSANMSFRNTLEGFGDPQTGLGNSSRMGMHAALHVFMNGSMSSVQGSANDPIFLLHHAYVDSIYEEWLRRHRPSPSQYPDSNAPIGHNSEYHMVPFLPLHRNREFFISSKELGYEYSYLLDANQRLAESMRPYLEELQSVWPWLLLAGLCGGIAAVAIAAAVLTAKRRYRGSSWLHLGKWKNVFALPETQPLIWSSDKHTKHSNYQTTAAYEDTASRV